The following DNA comes from Curtobacterium sp. 9128.
CTCACCATTGTCTGACCTCTTCCGTTCCACCAGTTCGTGGTGGGCACCATCGAGCAAGCACGCCAAGCGCACGGCCGTGGGGACGACCGCGATCGTGGTGGCGCTCGGCCTCATCACGTGGTCGGTGTGGATCTCGCCGTCCAGCCCGGTCTCGACGGCGGTGCACCACGCCCTCGGCGTCAAGACCTCCCAGGAGAAGGCCGTCGACGCCGAGGCGCTGCAGGCCAAGCTGACCGCGGCCCAGAAGCAGATCTGGAAGCTCGAGGGGCAGCTCAAGTCCTCGACCGCCCAGTCCGGCTCCCGCGGCGACCAGGTCGCGCAGCTCAAGGCCCAGATCGCCTCGCTGCAGTCCGCGCTCGGGTCCGCGAAGGCACAGGCGGCAGCCGGGTCGAAGTCCGGTTCCGGGTCGACCGGATCCGGCTCCTCCGGTTCGGGCTCCTCCGGCTCCTCCGGGTCCGGCACGCACAACGCCTCGACCGGCCACGGCGTCACGAACCCGAACACCGGTCCCTCGAAGGACCCGAACCCGACGACCCCGGTCGCGGTCCCGTCCAAGGCAGACATCCTGAACCAGCCCACGCGCTGGTACGGCCTCTACACCGCGCAGTCGCCCTTCAACTGGTCCGAGTACGACCAGGTGTCCCAGCAGGTCGGCAAGGCCACGAACATGGTCGGGTTCTTCCAGGGCTTCGACCAGGACTTCAACGCGAACGCCGTCCAGCGTTCGTGGGCCAACGGTCGCCTGCCGATGATGACGTGGGAGTCGGCACCCGCGCAGACCGGCAACGACGAGAAGTACGTCGCCGGGTACACGAACAAGGACATCATCGACGGCAAGTTCGACGCGTACTTGACCAAGTACGCCCAGGCGCTCCAGGCGAACGGGCAACCGATGGTCATCCGTCTCGACCACGAGATGAACGGCTCCTGGTACAACTGGTCCGAGGGCGATGCCCAGCAGAACGCCGCCGGTTCCTACGTGAAGATGTGGCAGCACGTGCACGACGTGTTCCAGGCCAACGGCGCGAACGACTACGTGGTGTGGAACTGGGCGCCGAGCCGCATCGACAAGCTCGGCAACGCGAAGTACCAGACGCTCGACTACATGAAGAACTACTACCCGGGCGCGGACTACGTCGACTGGGTGGGCATGTCTGGCTACTACCGCACCGCCTCGGAGACGCCGTCCTTCGCGAACACCTTCGGTGCGACCGTCGGGCAGCTCCGTCAGGTGGCACCCGGGAAGAAGATCCTCCTCAGTGAGATCGGCGCCACCGAGACCGGCACGACCGTGTCCAACGGGCAGAAGTCGAAGTGGATCACGTCCCTGTTCGACGCGCTGGCCGATCCCGCGAACGACGACATCATCGGCTTCTCGTACTTCAGCGAGACCGCCACGACCGTCGTCGACGGTGTCCGCTCGACCAACGACTGGCGACTCAACTCGCGCTCCGACAGCCTCCAGGCCTTCGTGGACGGCATCAAGCGCACCGACATCAACTTCGACCTGCAGGAGGTAACCCAGTGAGTGCTCCCAAGAAGAACGCGGACAGCCGCCCGGCCCCCGTCATCAGCGTCATCGGCACCGGCTACCTCGGCGCCACCCACGCGGCCGCCATGGCCGAGATGGGCTTCGAGACCATCGGCGTGGACGTCGACCCCGCCAAGCTCGCGGCGCTGTCCGCCGGCGAGGTCCCGTTCTACGAGCCCGGGCTGCCCGAGCTCATCACGAAGCACGTCGCGAGCGGCAAGCTCCGGTTCACGGCGGACATCGCCGAGGCCGTGGCAGCTGCCGACGTCCACTTCGTGTGCGTCGGCACCCCGCAGAAGGCCGGCTCCCACGCCGCGAACCTCGCCTACGTCGAGAGCGCCACGCGTGGGGTCGCGGAGAACCTCACCCACCCCGGCCTGATCGTCGGCAAGTCGACCGTCCCCGTCGGCACCGCAGCGCGGCTCCGTGGCATCGTCCGCGAGTTCACGCCGAGCGGGATCACCGCCGAACTCATCTGGAACCCCGAGTTCCTCCGCGAGGGCAAGGCCGTCGAGGACACGCTCCACCCGGACCGCCTGGTCTGGGGCGGCGCGTCCGCTGCGGCCGACGCCGTCATCCGCGAGGTCTACGCCGCACCGATCAGCGAGGGCACCCCGGTCATCACGACGGACCTCGCCACCGCCGAGCTCGTCAAGGTCAGCGCGAACGCGTTCCTGGCCACGAAGATCTCGTTCATCAACGCGATCTCCGAGATGTGCGCCATCACCGGTGCCGACGTCACGACGCTCGCGGACGCCCTCGGGCACGACGCCCGCATCGGTCGCAAGTTCCTGAACGCCGGGCTCGGCTTCGGAGGCGGCTGCCTCCCGAAGGACATCCGTGCGCTCATGTACCGCGCGAACGAGATCGGTGCCGGGCAGGTCGTCGGCCTCATGCAGCAGGTCGACGAGATCAACATGGGCCAGCGTCAGCGGGTCATCGACATGGCGATCGACTCCGCCGGCGGCTCGGTCCTGAACCGTCGCATCGCGGTCATCGGCGCCGCGTTCAAGCCCCTCACCGACGACGTGCGGGACTCGCCGGCGCTCAACGTCGCCGCCGCCCTGCACCTCCGTGGCGCTCAGGTCACGCTGTGGGACCCCGAGGCGATGGACACGGCCAAGCGGTCGTTCCCGACGCTCAGCTACACCGCGTCGATGCCCGAGGCCCTCGAGGGTGCGGACATCGTGCTCGTGCTCACCGAGTGGGACGACATCATCGGCGCAGATCCCGCGGTGCTCGGCGAGCTCGTCGGACGCAAGGTCGTCATCGATGCGCGCAACTGCCTCCCGGTCGAGAACTGGGTCAAGGCGGGCTGGACCGTCCGTTCCCTGGGACGGCCCACTCCGATCGCGGGTGCACCCGTGAGCGTCGCCGCGGGGACGAACGACACGTTGGCCACGAGCCGCTAGTCGCCGCAGCAGACGGGGTCCGTGCCGGGGCGGCACGGACCCCGTTTCGCGCGCTCGGCCCCGCGCCCCGCCCCCGCCCCCGCCCCCTCGTGGGCCGGATCGCGCGTAGGAGGTCGAAACGCGCGTAGGAGGCCCGAACTCCGGGCCACCTACGCGCGTTTCCGCTTTCCAGCGCAGCCGCCATGGGTCGAAACGCGACAGCCTGGAGGCCCGGTGCGGGTTCGCCGGACCGGCACCGGGCCTCCAGGCTGGTCGCGTCCACAGCGCGAGGCGAGACTCGGTCTGCGCGACGGTTCACGGGGCGGACGTCCCGCGTTCTGTCGCCAGACGCGAGACTCGGACACCACGCGAAAGGGCCCCGCACCTGACGGTGCGGGGCCCTTCGTGCGACTGCCTAGACGCCGAAGTACAGCTCGTACTCGAACGGGTGCGGACGCTGCGCGAGCGGGAGGATCTCGTTCTCGCGCTTGTAGTCGATCCAGGTCTGGATGAGGTCCTCGGTGAAGACGTTGCCCTTCGTGAGGAACTCGTGGTCGGCCTCGAGGGCGTCGAGCGCCTCGTCGAGCGAGCCGGGGACCTGGGGGATGCCCTTGGCCTCCTCCGGGGGGAGCTCGTAGAGGTCCTTGTCGACCGGCTCGTGCGGCTCGATGCGGTTCTGGATGCCGTCGAGGCCCGCCATGAGCTGCGCCGCGAAGGCGAGGTACGGGTTGCCGGAGGCGTCGGGCGCGCGGAACTCGATGCGCTTGGCCTTCGGGTTGGTGCCCGTGATCGGGATGCGGATCGCCGCCGAGCGGTTGCCGGCCGAGTAGACCAGGTTGACCGGGGCCTCGAAGCCCTTCACCAGGCGGTGGTAGGAGTTGATCGACGGGTTCGTGAACGCGAGCAGCGCCGAGGCGTGCTTCAGGATGCCGCCGATGTACCAGCGCGCCACGTCGGAGAGACCGCCGTAGCCGTTCTCGTCGTAGAACAGCGGCTTGCCGTCGCTCCAGAGCGACTGGTGGGTGTGCATGCCGGAACCGTTGTCACCGAAGAGCGGCTTCGGCATGAACGTGGCGACCTTGCCCCACTGGTCGGCCGTGTTCTTGACGATGTACTTGAACTTCAGGATGTCGTCCGCGGCGTGGACCATCGTGTCGAACTTGTAGTTGATCTCCTGCTGGCCGCCGGTGCCCACCTCGTGGTGCGAGCGCTCGAGCTCGAAGCCCGCCTCGATCAGCTTGAGGGTGATGTCGTCGCGGAGGTCAGCGGTCTTGTCGACCGGGGACACCGGGAAGTAGCCGCCCTTGTACGGGGTCTTGTTGGCGAGGTTGCCGCCCTCTTCCTCGCGGCCGGTGTTCCAGGCGCCCTCTTCGGAGTCGACCGAGTAGAAGGACTTGTTCTGGGTGACCGAGTAGCGCACGTCGTCGAAGATGTAGAACTCGGCCTCGGGGGCGAAGAACGCGGTGTCCGCGATGCCCGTCGACGCGAGGTACTTCTCCGCCTTCTTGGCGACCTGGCGCGGGTCGCGGCCGTAGATCTCGCCGTTCCGCGGGTTGTAGATGTCGAAGATCATGATCAGCGTGCGCTCGGCGCGGAACTGGTCGATGTATGCCGTCGTCACATCAGGGATGAGCTGCATGTCGGACTCGTGAATCGACGCGAAGCCGCGGATCGAGGAGCCGTCGAAGAGCTGACCGACCGAGAAGAAGTCCTCGTCGACCGTGGAAGCCGGGATGTTGAAGTGCTGCTGCACGCCGGGCAGGTCGGTGAATCGGATGTCGAGGAACTTGACGTCCGTGTCCTTGATGAAGGCCAGGACCTCGGAGGAATCGCTGAACATGTGTGTCGATCTCCTGGGGGTTTGGGTGATGTGGAGGTGCAGCGGGTGCACTCTCCGACGAGGCTATTGACACGGGGTTTCCCGGACGTGACTGCGTTGTTTCCGGCGTGTTACGCGCCTGCTGTCGCCTACCCTTGGAGCATGGCCCGTTCCACTCCGTCCTCGTCAGCCGCCGCCGCACACGGTGCGGGGGACTGGCCGGGCAAGCTCCTGGGGCTGCCGGAATCCGGGCCCCGCTCGATGGGCGGGTTCGGTCGGCGGCTCG
Coding sequences within:
- a CDS encoding glycosyl hydrolase, translated to MSDLFRSTSSWWAPSSKHAKRTAVGTTAIVVALGLITWSVWISPSSPVSTAVHHALGVKTSQEKAVDAEALQAKLTAAQKQIWKLEGQLKSSTAQSGSRGDQVAQLKAQIASLQSALGSAKAQAAAGSKSGSGSTGSGSSGSGSSGSSGSGTHNASTGHGVTNPNTGPSKDPNPTTPVAVPSKADILNQPTRWYGLYTAQSPFNWSEYDQVSQQVGKATNMVGFFQGFDQDFNANAVQRSWANGRLPMMTWESAPAQTGNDEKYVAGYTNKDIIDGKFDAYLTKYAQALQANGQPMVIRLDHEMNGSWYNWSEGDAQQNAAGSYVKMWQHVHDVFQANGANDYVVWNWAPSRIDKLGNAKYQTLDYMKNYYPGADYVDWVGMSGYYRTASETPSFANTFGATVGQLRQVAPGKKILLSEIGATETGTTVSNGQKSKWITSLFDALADPANDDIIGFSYFSETATTVVDGVRSTNDWRLNSRSDSLQAFVDGIKRTDINFDLQEVTQ
- a CDS encoding UDP-glucose/GDP-mannose dehydrogenase family protein: MSAPKKNADSRPAPVISVIGTGYLGATHAAAMAEMGFETIGVDVDPAKLAALSAGEVPFYEPGLPELITKHVASGKLRFTADIAEAVAAADVHFVCVGTPQKAGSHAANLAYVESATRGVAENLTHPGLIVGKSTVPVGTAARLRGIVREFTPSGITAELIWNPEFLREGKAVEDTLHPDRLVWGGASAAADAVIREVYAAPISEGTPVITTDLATAELVKVSANAFLATKISFINAISEMCAITGADVTTLADALGHDARIGRKFLNAGLGFGGGCLPKDIRALMYRANEIGAGQVVGLMQQVDEINMGQRQRVIDMAIDSAGGSVLNRRIAVIGAAFKPLTDDVRDSPALNVAAALHLRGAQVTLWDPEAMDTAKRSFPTLSYTASMPEALEGADIVLVLTEWDDIIGADPAVLGELVGRKVVIDARNCLPVENWVKAGWTVRSLGRPTPIAGAPVSVAAGTNDTLATSR
- the glnA gene encoding type I glutamate--ammonia ligase, which encodes MFSDSSEVLAFIKDTDVKFLDIRFTDLPGVQQHFNIPASTVDEDFFSVGQLFDGSSIRGFASIHESDMQLIPDVTTAYIDQFRAERTLIMIFDIYNPRNGEIYGRDPRQVAKKAEKYLASTGIADTAFFAPEAEFYIFDDVRYSVTQNKSFYSVDSEEGAWNTGREEEGGNLANKTPYKGGYFPVSPVDKTADLRDDITLKLIEAGFELERSHHEVGTGGQQEINYKFDTMVHAADDILKFKYIVKNTADQWGKVATFMPKPLFGDNGSGMHTHQSLWSDGKPLFYDENGYGGLSDVARWYIGGILKHASALLAFTNPSINSYHRLVKGFEAPVNLVYSAGNRSAAIRIPITGTNPKAKRIEFRAPDASGNPYLAFAAQLMAGLDGIQNRIEPHEPVDKDLYELPPEEAKGIPQVPGSLDEALDALEADHEFLTKGNVFTEDLIQTWIDYKRENEILPLAQRPHPFEYELYFGV